A single Lolium perenne isolate Kyuss_39 chromosome 6, Kyuss_2.0, whole genome shotgun sequence DNA region contains:
- the LOC127305420 gene encoding cytosolic sulfotransferase 15 — MAQDQSVVKEIDQPGQDLPTWDGWSTPLTLYNSYWLRSHTVSKFMLVRDRFKPRRDDIILATHPKSGTTWLKSLAFTVSTRSRFTFDNTPLLTSNPQRVVPFIGVMGGDLDNLEALPSPRLLSTHLPLSLLPPTVYTVGCRVVYLCREPKDAFVSRWHFENKIGTGAPISLDDAFRMFCQGISPFGPFWDHYLEYWKESLARPHEVMFLRYEEIVSDPLMVVRKLATFLGVPFTEEEEESGVAEQIVRFCSFDSLRNLDVNKTGAGVERAGGKILLEAASLFRKGKVGDWVNHMSKDMAEAMDHLVEDKFKGSGLEF; from the coding sequence aTGGCACAAGATCAATCCGTGGTCAAAGAGATCGACCAACCTGGCCAAGATCTTCCGACATGGGATGGATGGTCCACGCCACTCACCCTCTACAACAGCTACTGGCTCAGATCTCACACGGTAAGCAAGTTCATGCTCGTCAGGGACAGGTTCAAGCCCCGCCGCGACGACATCATCCTCGCCACGCACCCCAAGAGCGGCACCACCTGGCTCAAGTCCCTCGCCTTCACCGTCTCCACCCGCTCCCGCTTCACCTTCGACAACACCCCTCTGCTCACCAGCAACCCGCAGCGCGTCGTGCCTTTCATCGGCGTCATGGGCGGAGACCTCGACAACCTCGAGGCCCTGCCGTCGCCGAGGCTGCTCTCGACGCACCTGCCGCTCTCCCTTCTCCCGCCCACCGTCTACACCGTCGGCTGCAGAGTCGTCTACCTCTGCCGGGAGCCAAAGGACGCGTTCGTGTCCAGGTGGCACttcgagaacaagattggcacagGGGCTCCGATCAGCCTCGACGATGCGTTTCGCATGTTCTGCCAAGGGATCTCCCCCTTCGGCCCTTTCTGGGATCACTACCTGGAGTATTGGAAGGAGAGCCTGGCGAGGCCGCACGAGGTGATGTTTCTCAGGTACGAAGAGATCGTGTCTGACCCGCTCATGGTCGTAAGGAAGCTCGCCACCTTTCTCGGAGTcccgttcaccgaggaggaggaggagagcggaGTCGCCGAGCAGATTGTGAGGTTCTGCAGCTTCGATTCTCTTCGCAACCTGGACGTTAACAAAACAGGTGCCGGCGTTGAGCGTGCAGGAGGCAAGATTCTCCTCGAGGCCGCGTCGCTCTTCAGGAAAGGGAAGGTTGGTGACTGGGTGAACCACATGAGCAAGGACATGGCAGAAGCAATGGATCACCTCGTGGAGGACAAGTTCAAGGGGTCTGGGCTAGAGTTCTGA